A genome region from Corvus hawaiiensis isolate bCorHaw1 chromosome 4, bCorHaw1.pri.cur, whole genome shotgun sequence includes the following:
- the MDM1 gene encoding nuclear protein MDM1 isoform X6, whose product MPVRFKGLSEYKRNFKWRSPEFGSPSQQQKSLWAGLRSDQFGITREPKFISKRRVPYHNPQISKSLEWTADCDLSDPLETEDAELHTDHNNNNVNQEKLETPEGPRLPPKVQSHVVDSSGETALALAENNMTKSPSEAPPNQNETFSSPKKQPEKMGNGCQRALQRKADIYIPPLKTFPRNSEYRSQFVWKSPHEKSPILAAEQLICNTKKSVPLVKSPAITSETAYERNSKGSPLKSPQERGGSEEKELLVCEQSKREEPFQKPAEDAAKQGKSEQKHPKQNNKQHISPKPLTLHTSRGKMNTEYRSKFLSPTQYYYKDGVWSRIKSKAHNQVRELRERAKAYRQRVEGTHFSRYHFNQILSDNNSLWDVSSTSSSEEGISNNIRALDLAGVSEKEAAPSPEVLQQPGSRQQPHQDSTKKDMSNALTVPVKRRLVWDEQEGTEERGNQQSTEEKEEEKPDEEAAVMAQQLEENSKNAKEDKKAEGENALVLNTSAAVSDSSVSSRRGSRRPTPKPRALGGTPRTHHDRTTPAVGGTVLVSAPKFKSSSSPQRKQNSATNPSKKRSFQPDVKMEATSHFNSPPAGLGTVDPLPLRQDQWPPNRVGDEQVPLVSAQQEQSSATSVLTSAKSCSVPCWSPSHRIQGTLKDPEFQHNGNLGNPKMRTFQLPLQERNRNDEDDRLSQISARSAASSSLASQILERAQKRKDFWGKT is encoded by the exons ATGCCCGTGCGGTTCAAG GGACTGAGTGAATACAAGAGAAACTTCAAATGGAGAAGTCCAGAGTTTGGTAGCCCATCCCAACAGCAGAAATCCTTGTGGGCAGGACTTCGGTCGGATCAGTTTG GAATCACGAGAGAACCAAAATTCATTTCCAAGAGAAGGGTACCTTACCATAATCCACAGATTTCGAAGTCCCTTGAATGGACAGCAGATTGTGATTTGAGTGACCCACTGGAAACTGAAGATGCAGAGTTGCACACTGACCACAACAACAATAATGTGAATCAGGAAAAACTTGAAACACCAGAAGGACCCAGACTCCCCCCAAAAGTTCAATCACATGTGGTAGATTCTAGTGGTGAAACAGCTCTTGCCCTTGCAGAGAACAACATGACAAAATCACCCTCTGAAGCTCCACcaaatcaaaatgaaacattttcatctCCAAAAAAGCAACCAGAAAAAATGGGTAATGG gtGTCAGAGAGCccttcagagaaaagcagaCATATATATTCCACCTTTAAAAACTTTCCCCAGAAATTCTGAATATCGAAGCCAATTTGTCTGGAAGAGTCCTCATGAAAAGTCACCGATACTTGCAGCTGAACAg CTTATTTGCAACACGAAGAAATCTGTACCTCTGGTTAAATCTCCTGCAATTACTTCTGAAACTGCTTATGAGAGAAATTCCAAAGGGTCTCCTCTTAAGAGTCCACAAGAGAGAGGTGGTTCAGAAGAGAAAGAATTGCTGGTGTGTGAACAA AGTAAGAGGGAAGAACCGTttcaaaaaccagcagaagatGCAGCAAAACAAGGGAAATCAGAACAGAAACATCCTAAACAAAATAATAAGCAGCATATCAGTCCAAAGCCCCTCACTTTACATACAAGTCGTGG GAAGATGAACACTGAATATAGGTCAAAATTTTTGTCTCCAACCCAGTATTACTACAAAGATGGAGTTTGGTCTCGTATTAAGAGTAAAGCTCACAACCAG GTGAGAGAGCTTCGAGAAAGAGCGAAGGCTTACAGGCAACGAGTAGAAGGAACACACTTCTCCCGATACCATTTCAATCAGATCCTGTCTGATAATAACAGTCTTTGGGATGTGTCCTCAACTTCCAGTTCAGAAGAAGGAATCAGCAACAACATCAGAGCACTAGATCTTGCAGG TGTTTCTGAAAAAGAGGCTGCACCAAGCCCTGAAGTGCTACAGCAACCTGGCTCCAGACAACAACCACATCAGGACAGCACAAAGAAAGACATGTCAAATGCTTTAACTGTTCCAGTCAAAAGACGTTTAGTTTGGGATGAACAAGAAGGTACTGAAGAAAGGGGAAATCAACAATcaacagaagagaaagaggaagaaaagccaGATGAAGAGGCTGCAGTCATGGCCCAGCAACTagaagaaaacagtaagaaTGCCAAAGAAGATAAGAAAGCTGAAGG tgaaaatgccTTAGTATTAAACACATCTGCAGCTGTGTCAGATTCTTCTGTATCCTCAAGGAGAGGCAGCAGGCGTCCTACTCCGAAGCCGAGAGCTCTTGGAGGAACTCCGAGGACTCATCATGATCGCACTACCCCAGCTGTTG GAGGTACTGTTCTAGTGTCTGCTCCTAAATTCAAGTCTTCATCTTCAcctcagagaaagcaaaattcagCAACAAACCCTTCAAAAAAAAGGTCCTTCCAG CCTGATGTGAAAATGGAAGCCACTTCACACTTTAACTCTCCACCTGCTGGCCTGGGAACTGTGGATCCTCTGCCACTTAGGCAGGATCAGTGGCCTCCTAACAGGGTTGGCGATGAGCAAGTTCCTCTTGTTTCAGCCCAGCAAGAGCAGTCCTCTGCAACTTCTGTGCTGACATCAGCaaaaagctgctctgtgccttgcTGGAGTCCCTCTCATCGTATTCAAGGGACTCTTAAGGATCCAGAATTCCAGCATAATG GGAATCTTGGCAATCCAAAAATGAGAACTTTCCAGTTGCCCCTTCAGGAAAGAAACCGTAATGATGAAG ATGACAGGTTGTCTCAGATTTCTGCTCGCTCGGCAGCGTCTAGTTCTCTAGCGTCTCAGATACTGGAACGAGCTCAGAAGAGGAAGGATTTCTGGGGCAAGACATAG
- the MDM1 gene encoding nuclear protein MDM1 isoform X4 produces MPVRFKGLSEYKRNFKWRSPEFGSPSQQQKSLWAGLRSDQFGITREPKFISKRRVPYHNPQISKSLEWTADCDLSDPLETEDAELHTDHNNNNVNQEKLETPEGPRLPPKVQSHVVDSSGETALALAENNMTKSPSEAPPNQNETFSSPKKQPEKMGNGCQRALQRKADIYIPPLKTFPRNSEYRSQFVWKSPHEKSPILAAEQLICNTKKSVPLVKSPAITSETAYERNSKGSPLKSPQERGGSEEKELLVCEQSKREEPFQKPAEDAAKQGKSEQKHPKQNNKQHISPKPLTLHTSRGKMNTEYRSKFLSPTQYYYKDGVWSRIKSKAHNQASQNTLNSMWYVEVRELRERAKAYRQRVEGTHFSRYHFNQILSDNNSLWDVSSTSSSEEGISNNIRALDLAGVSEKEAAPSPEVLQQPGSRQQPHQDSTKKDMSNALTVPVKRRLVWDEQEGTEERGNQQSTEEKEEEKPDEEAAVMAQQLEENSKNAKEDKKAEGENALVLNTSAAVSDSSVSSRRGSRRPTPKPRALGGTPRTHHDRTTPAVGGTVLVSAPKFKSSSSPQRKQNSATNPSKKRSFQPDVKMEATSHFNSPPAGLGTVDPLPLRQDQWPPNRVGDEQVPLVSAQQEQSSATSVLTSAKSCSVPCWSPSHRIQGTLKDPEFQHNGNLGNPKMRTFQLPLQERNRNDEDDRLSQISARSAASSSLASQILERAQKRKDFWGKT; encoded by the exons ATGCCCGTGCGGTTCAAG GGACTGAGTGAATACAAGAGAAACTTCAAATGGAGAAGTCCAGAGTTTGGTAGCCCATCCCAACAGCAGAAATCCTTGTGGGCAGGACTTCGGTCGGATCAGTTTG GAATCACGAGAGAACCAAAATTCATTTCCAAGAGAAGGGTACCTTACCATAATCCACAGATTTCGAAGTCCCTTGAATGGACAGCAGATTGTGATTTGAGTGACCCACTGGAAACTGAAGATGCAGAGTTGCACACTGACCACAACAACAATAATGTGAATCAGGAAAAACTTGAAACACCAGAAGGACCCAGACTCCCCCCAAAAGTTCAATCACATGTGGTAGATTCTAGTGGTGAAACAGCTCTTGCCCTTGCAGAGAACAACATGACAAAATCACCCTCTGAAGCTCCACcaaatcaaaatgaaacattttcatctCCAAAAAAGCAACCAGAAAAAATGGGTAATGG gtGTCAGAGAGCccttcagagaaaagcagaCATATATATTCCACCTTTAAAAACTTTCCCCAGAAATTCTGAATATCGAAGCCAATTTGTCTGGAAGAGTCCTCATGAAAAGTCACCGATACTTGCAGCTGAACAg CTTATTTGCAACACGAAGAAATCTGTACCTCTGGTTAAATCTCCTGCAATTACTTCTGAAACTGCTTATGAGAGAAATTCCAAAGGGTCTCCTCTTAAGAGTCCACAAGAGAGAGGTGGTTCAGAAGAGAAAGAATTGCTGGTGTGTGAACAA AGTAAGAGGGAAGAACCGTttcaaaaaccagcagaagatGCAGCAAAACAAGGGAAATCAGAACAGAAACATCCTAAACAAAATAATAAGCAGCATATCAGTCCAAAGCCCCTCACTTTACATACAAGTCGTGG GAAGATGAACACTGAATATAGGTCAAAATTTTTGTCTCCAACCCAGTATTACTACAAAGATGGAGTTTGGTCTCGTATTAAGAGTAAAGCTCACAACCAG GCATCTCAAAACACCCTAAATTCCATGTGGTATGTGGAG GTGAGAGAGCTTCGAGAAAGAGCGAAGGCTTACAGGCAACGAGTAGAAGGAACACACTTCTCCCGATACCATTTCAATCAGATCCTGTCTGATAATAACAGTCTTTGGGATGTGTCCTCAACTTCCAGTTCAGAAGAAGGAATCAGCAACAACATCAGAGCACTAGATCTTGCAGG TGTTTCTGAAAAAGAGGCTGCACCAAGCCCTGAAGTGCTACAGCAACCTGGCTCCAGACAACAACCACATCAGGACAGCACAAAGAAAGACATGTCAAATGCTTTAACTGTTCCAGTCAAAAGACGTTTAGTTTGGGATGAACAAGAAGGTACTGAAGAAAGGGGAAATCAACAATcaacagaagagaaagaggaagaaaagccaGATGAAGAGGCTGCAGTCATGGCCCAGCAACTagaagaaaacagtaagaaTGCCAAAGAAGATAAGAAAGCTGAAGG tgaaaatgccTTAGTATTAAACACATCTGCAGCTGTGTCAGATTCTTCTGTATCCTCAAGGAGAGGCAGCAGGCGTCCTACTCCGAAGCCGAGAGCTCTTGGAGGAACTCCGAGGACTCATCATGATCGCACTACCCCAGCTGTTG GAGGTACTGTTCTAGTGTCTGCTCCTAAATTCAAGTCTTCATCTTCAcctcagagaaagcaaaattcagCAACAAACCCTTCAAAAAAAAGGTCCTTCCAG CCTGATGTGAAAATGGAAGCCACTTCACACTTTAACTCTCCACCTGCTGGCCTGGGAACTGTGGATCCTCTGCCACTTAGGCAGGATCAGTGGCCTCCTAACAGGGTTGGCGATGAGCAAGTTCCTCTTGTTTCAGCCCAGCAAGAGCAGTCCTCTGCAACTTCTGTGCTGACATCAGCaaaaagctgctctgtgccttgcTGGAGTCCCTCTCATCGTATTCAAGGGACTCTTAAGGATCCAGAATTCCAGCATAATG GGAATCTTGGCAATCCAAAAATGAGAACTTTCCAGTTGCCCCTTCAGGAAAGAAACCGTAATGATGAAG ATGACAGGTTGTCTCAGATTTCTGCTCGCTCGGCAGCGTCTAGTTCTCTAGCGTCTCAGATACTGGAACGAGCTCAGAAGAGGAAGGATTTCTGGGGCAAGACATAG